Proteins co-encoded in one Yamadazyma tenuis chromosome 1, complete sequence genomic window:
- a CDS encoding protein-serine/threonine phosphatase (EggNog:ENOG503NZA2; COG:S): MALLTLPQFIPRLEPFGGRELLTPADTSKLSLVITELLIDHPVDIDLLKFLSRFLTQQSYDEIVEERNIEHQCGYITCQNTPRHQVRRLSSNSNGTTTCNNGETKFQIYNRKPSIILPNTYLSQYCCKEHYQASLFYRNQLSSEAVFARKNIVVAPPFPLHYPGSWYENGITCLEEVLAKHHELKNQGKSLSEVVRMMNGLTMEDDEPGHDTSELIKLIEDFEIVERDTPLPEGAEDDSAVLDDDEDEEFPYNPRKIDGYITTNKHYNGYTV; the protein is encoded by the coding sequence ATGGCTTTACTTACCTTGCCACAGTTCATTCCCCGGTTGGAACCCTTCGGCGGAAGAGAGTTATTAACCCCCGCCGATACCTCCAAATTACTGCTAGTCATCACCGAACTTCTCATTGATCACCCTGTGGATATAGACCtcctcaagttcttgagcCGGTTTCTTACCCAGCAGTCGTACGATGAAATCGTGGAGGAGAGAAACATCGAACACCAATGTGGATATATAACGTGCCAGAATACCCCCAGGCATCAGGTTCGTCGTTTGTCGAGTAACAGTAATGGAACCACCACCTGCAATAATGGCGAAACCAAATTCCAGATCTACAATAGAAAACCATCCATCATCTTACCCAACACATACTTGTCGCAGTATTGTTGTAAGGAGCATTACCAAGCATCATTATTCTACCGAAACCAACTTTCTTCGGAAGCGGTATTCGCCCGAAAGAACATCGTTGTAGCACCTCCGTTCCCACTCCACTACCCCGGGTCGTGGTATGAAAATGGAATTACCTGCTTAGAGGAGGTGCTTGCCAAACATCacgagttgaagaaccaggGTAAATCACTCCTGGAAGTAGTAAGAATGATGAATGGCTTGACcatggaagatgatgagcCTGGTCATGATACGTctgaattgatcaaattgattgaagatttcgAGATAGTGGAGCGGGACACTCCGTTGCCCGAAGGTGCTGAGGATGACTCTGCTGTCCTtgacgatgatgaggatgaggaGTTTCCTTACAATCCTCGTAAAATCGACGGGTATATCACTACCAACAAGCACTACAACGGGTATACCGTATGA